aatatcttactataatatattacagtGTATATACACTGTGCATGAAAGGGTCAACTTTTGTTTctaataaaagaacaaaataatatttgaaattttacacgatcttataaaacaattgttatattttcagTTGTTTTAGTCGGGCTTCCAATGAATACGAGCAGCGCACCTCACATCGACAGAATGTCAAatatctacaacaactcagtgGTTCGATTTTATCACTATGTGTTTCACGATCTATCGGGtaagaaataatatcttttttcgatgattattttctttgattCTCCTGTTGTATATTGATTTCCTCTTTCAGATCCTCGGACAAGAGATTGGTTCCTCATACCATCACCCGTACCTGGTGCTAGTATTATAATCggatatttgtatttcatcCTATCTTGGGGTCCGAGACATATGGAGCACAGAAAACCATAccaattaaagaaaattctagTCTTCTACAATTTCCTGCAAGTTCTCCTCAGCTTTTGGCTATTTTACGAAGGTCTGGACGCAGCTTGGCTTCGAAAGTACAGTTGGAAGTGTCAATCTGTTGACTATTCTAACTCGCCAGACGCACTTAGGGTATTCTTACCATTTCTAATTTCCATTTGACTCttattacgaattttatttttcaactttaaatataaatttatcgtaGGTCGCCAGAggtgtatatatttattttttggcGAAGCTGTCGGAACTTCTAGACACAATATTCTTCGttctaagaaagaaagagaaccAAATCAcatttcttcatttatatCATCACACTGTAATGCCGATGGCCTCTTGGGGCGCTACCAAATATTATCCGGGTGGACATGGCACGTTCATAGGTAAAGTTTACGTTTCCTTAATACATTGGAAATCGGTGTATTTTAACAAGACTGCCGCTAATAGTTAAATGGCTTTTGCAGTTGTAATTAA
This Bombus pascuorum chromosome 1, iyBomPasc1.1, whole genome shotgun sequence DNA region includes the following protein-coding sequences:
- the LOC132905662 gene encoding elongation of very long chain fatty acids protein AAEL008004-like, with the protein product MNTSSAPHIDRMSNIYNNSVVRFYHYVFHDLSDPRTRDWFLIPSPVPGASIIIGYLYFILSWGPRHMEHRKPYQLKKILVFYNFLQVLLSFWLFYEGLDAAWLRKYSWKCQSVDYSNSPDALRVARGVYIYFLAKLSELLDTIFFVLRKKENQITFLHLYHHTVMPMASWGATKYYPGGHGTFIGVVNSFVHIIMYTYYLLAALLPQYQKYLWWKKYITTLQMGQFCLAFLHSCQLLIYDCDYPKWSLIIILPNAMFFYFLFADFYSNAYKYNENYSKSIEGKENRVAKKVANGNTQNGKRKTN